In Nanohaloarchaea archaeon SW_7_43_1, a single window of DNA contains:
- a CDS encoding AI-2E family transporter — protein sequence MNERKIFLVLLAFVFGSIAFLMARPFLGYIIGAGLLAFLLHPVHRRVSIHVPDRISGLLVVMLGITVLIVPFIFAAIAVFEDARNLVDDVNRTEVVDTGEIEQRVFELTGREVNIRQNGNQLFQRFTSTTLGGFTEFLRFFTHFAIGITIMVFLLYYLLVDGKQFFEWVKAIIPLSDEIKDSLFNEMRSTSWAVIEGHVLVAIIQGLIAGLGLFLTGVPNYFFWTFIMVLLGFIPIFGTFLIWGPATAYLFLIGDVSNALFLAIYGLVIVSLTDNVIRPFAVDRGSNLHPAVILIGVIGGVYVFGAVGLFIGPITLGIFKSVLLVFKNNYEDL from the coding sequence ATGAACGAACGAAAAATCTTTCTAGTTCTACTGGCATTTGTTTTTGGGTCTATAGCATTTTTGATGGCCAGACCGTTTCTAGGTTATATAATAGGAGCAGGTTTGCTTGCTTTCCTTCTCCACCCTGTTCACAGGAGAGTTTCTATACATGTACCCGACCGTATTTCAGGTTTACTGGTTGTCATGCTTGGAATAACGGTGCTTATAGTTCCGTTTATTTTTGCAGCTATAGCGGTTTTTGAGGATGCCAGGAATCTTGTTGATGATGTTAACCGGACAGAGGTAGTTGATACAGGAGAGATTGAACAGAGAGTATTTGAACTGACAGGAAGAGAAGTTAATATCAGGCAGAATGGAAACCAGTTATTCCAAAGGTTTACCAGCACCACCTTGGGCGGCTTCACGGAATTTTTGCGGTTCTTCACACATTTCGCCATAGGCATTACGATAATGGTATTCTTGCTGTACTATCTTCTAGTGGACGGTAAACAGTTTTTTGAATGGGTAAAGGCGATAATACCGCTTTCAGATGAAATAAAGGACTCCCTCTTCAATGAAATGAGAAGCACCTCGTGGGCTGTTATAGAAGGTCATGTGTTGGTAGCAATAATCCAGGGCTTGATCGCCGGTCTAGGTTTATTCCTGACCGGAGTACCGAATTACTTTTTCTGGACGTTCATAATGGTGTTACTAGGATTCATACCGATATTCGGAACATTCCTTATTTGGGGCCCAGCTACAGCATACCTCTTTCTCATCGGAGACGTGTCGAACGCATTGTTCCTGGCTATCTATGGATTAGTGATTGTAAGCCTAACCGACAACGTGATCAGACCCTTCGCAGTTGACCGAGGCTCAAATCTTCACCCTGCAGTTATTCTAATCGGAGTAATAGGCGGAGTTTATGTGTTTGGAGCCGTAGGATTGTTTATAGGACCAATAACGCTTGGAATATTCAAATCAGTTCTTTTGGTGTTCAAAAACAACTACGAAGATTTATAA
- the nac gene encoding nascent polypeptide-associated complex protein (forms a homodimer; contacts the emerging nascent polypeptide chain on the ribosome; similar to eukaryotic proteins) — MFGGKDMMQAMKQMGMDMEEIDTDKVEVTVGDKKLVFKNPDLSKIEAKGQEIFQLQGSYSEVEEINSDDIELVMEKTGCSEDEAKKALEDAEDVAEAVMELQ; from the coding sequence ATGTTCGGCGGAAAAGATATGATGCAGGCTATGAAGCAGATGGGAATGGATATGGAAGAAATTGACACTGATAAGGTAGAGGTAACAGTCGGCGACAAGAAACTCGTATTCAAAAATCCTGATCTTTCCAAAATTGAGGCCAAAGGCCAAGAAATCTTCCAGCTCCAGGGCAGTTACAGCGAAGTAGAGGAAATCAACTCAGATGACATAGAACTGGTAATGGAGAAAACAGGGTGCAGCGAAGACGAAGCAAAGAAAGCACTGGAAGACGCGGAAGATGTGGCCGAAGCAGTGATGGAGCTTCAGTAA
- a CDS encoding DUF123 domain-containing protein has translation MKGVYLVFFRLSESKMIQIGALGELSFDSGTYIYAGSGRNSIEKRIERHFSSPESKFWHIDYFSAEAKSIDYFILPEKSEYECFMAENLHYWCEPVEAFGCSDCDCNSHLFRVPENF, from the coding sequence ATGAAAGGAGTTTACCTAGTATTCTTCCGGTTATCTGAATCGAAAATGATCCAGATAGGGGCCTTGGGAGAGCTCAGTTTCGATTCCGGAACCTATATCTATGCTGGTTCAGGGAGAAACTCTATTGAGAAAAGAATTGAACGCCATTTCTCTTCGCCAGAAAGTAAATTCTGGCATATAGACTACTTTAGTGCCGAGGCAAAGTCTATTGATTACTTCATATTACCAGAGAAATCAGAGTATGAATGTTTCATGGCGGAAAACCTCCATTACTGGTGTGAACCTGTTGAAGCATTCGGTTGTTCTGACTGTGACTGTAATTCACATCTTTTCAGAGTTCCAGAAAACTTTTGA
- a CDS encoding nucleotide pyrophosphohydrolase: MEQQEKVAEFVEKHNMQATSAFRIMDLVAEVGEIASDATKSADYGESEEELRVEKDELGDALFSLISVANDLGIDLEEALDESLDKYESRIEEKGDAGSE; encoded by the coding sequence ATGGAACAGCAGGAAAAAGTTGCGGAATTTGTGGAAAAACATAATATGCAGGCGACTTCAGCATTCAGAATTATGGATCTGGTAGCCGAAGTCGGTGAGATAGCCTCGGACGCAACTAAGTCGGCCGATTATGGGGAAAGCGAGGAAGAGCTGAGAGTGGAGAAAGATGAACTGGGTGATGCATTATTCTCTTTGATCTCCGTTGCAAACGATCTGGGAATCGACCTGGAGGAAGCTCTTGATGAGTCTCTAGATAAGTACGAGTCAAGGATTGAGGAGAAAGGTGATGCCGGAAGTGAATGA
- a CDS encoding 8-oxoguanine DNA glycosylase, translating into MREYRFKSEDIDLELTLTCGQTFCWNRFEGELYGEGGNRFYSFRKEKPLIAEQKDNYLLVETDLSEKEVRKALDLETDLEKVFSEFPESEALERSVSELWGLRIISDEFFPCLVSYLCSPQMRIPRIKKMHNDIARKFGEEVEVDGKTVYRFPEPEELAEASEEALRELGVGYRAEYIVKSTEMIENGHYSHEELSEMNYEEAREHIKQLYGVGDKVADCVLLFSKGFHEAYPIDTWAQKCIKTHYPNLHHDKYEKTSENVRQHFGQKAGYAQEYLFHAARKNIIEVED; encoded by the coding sequence ATGAGAGAGTACAGGTTCAAGTCCGAAGACATTGATCTTGAATTGACATTAACCTGTGGTCAGACATTCTGTTGGAACAGGTTTGAGGGAGAACTCTATGGAGAAGGCGGTAACAGGTTCTACAGTTTCAGGAAAGAAAAACCTTTGATCGCAGAGCAAAAAGATAACTATCTTCTTGTAGAGACAGATTTATCCGAGAAAGAAGTCAGGAAGGCGCTGGATCTGGAGACAGATCTGGAGAAGGTCTTCAGCGAGTTTCCCGAGAGTGAGGCTCTGGAAAGATCGGTATCGGAGCTCTGGGGTTTGAGAATAATCAGCGATGAGTTCTTTCCCTGTCTTGTGAGCTATCTCTGTTCACCTCAGATGAGGATTCCACGGATCAAGAAAATGCATAACGATATAGCCCGGAAGTTCGGCGAAGAAGTAGAGGTTGATGGGAAGACGGTTTACCGGTTCCCAGAACCCGAGGAACTGGCAGAAGCATCGGAAGAAGCACTCAGAGAACTCGGTGTCGGTTACAGGGCGGAGTATATAGTGAAGTCGACGGAAATGATAGAGAACGGGCACTACAGTCACGAGGAACTCTCTGAAATGAATTATGAAGAGGCTAGAGAACATATCAAGCAGCTCTATGGAGTTGGAGACAAAGTTGCGGACTGCGTTCTTCTGTTTTCCAAAGGATTTCACGAGGCCTACCCGATCGATACCTGGGCTCAGAAATGTATCAAAACCCATTACCCTAATCTTCACCACGATAAATATGAGAAGACTTCAGAGAATGTGAGACAACATTTTGGCCAAAAAGCTGGCTATGCACAGGAATATCTTTTCCATGCAGCCAGGAAAAATATAATAGAAGTTGAGGACTGA